From Brienomyrus brachyistius isolate T26 chromosome 18, BBRACH_0.4, whole genome shotgun sequence, one genomic window encodes:
- the tlcd3a gene encoding TLC domain-containing protein 3A: MLQVLSCGVVLFPGLFFTFRKLLPCAFKTWTDADVVLVSERLVSTIHAIMATIAGYIVVSSCNNVITDRHWLAMYFVMWYGVPYMAYDIYAMYMSHYYRFRVKGHEEYKAHSFRTVNAFLRREFQLVLHHIALLTLLLPVTMFFRSGLGDFFIGCLFLTELSTPFVSLGKILIQLSLQDCWAHKANGILVLLSFFMCRIALFPYMYWMYGQHYGIPLYSVPFHVPFYANLGNMCILGPQVYWFVLLCRKGYRLYKRQSKARDSITVTDNSKKDE; encoded by the exons ATGTTGCAGGTTCTGTCTTGCGGCGTCGTACTTTTCCCCGGACTCTTTTTCACCTTCAGGAAACTACTGCCCTGTGCTTTTAAAACGTGGACAGATGCGGACGTGGTCCTGGTCAGCGAGAG ACTGGTGTCCACCATCCACGCCATCATGGCCACCATAGCAGGCTATATTGTGGTGTCCTCCTGCAACAATGTGATAACTGACCG GCACTGGCTTGCCATGTACTTTGTGATGTGGTACGGTGTGCCATACATGGCCTATGACATCTACGCCATGTATATGAGCCACTATTACCGCTTCCGGGTCAAAGGGCACGAGGAGTACAAGGCACATTCTTTCAGGACGGTCAACGCATTTCTCCGTCGAGAGTTCCAGCTGGTGCTGCACCATATCGCTCTGCTCACGCTGCTCCTTCCCGTCACGATG TTTTTCAGGAGTGGGCTGGGGGACTTCTTCATCGGGTGCCTGTTTTTGACGGAGCTCAGCACCCCTTTTGTCTCCCTGGGGAAGATCCTGATCCAG CTGAGTCTTCAGGACTGCTGGGCACACAAGGCAAACGGCATCCTGGTGCTGCTGAGCTTCTTCATGTGCCGCATCGCGCTCTTCCCCTACATGTACTGGATGTATGGCCAGCACTACGGTATCCCGCTCTACAGCGTGCCCTTCCACGTGCCCTTCTACGCTAACCTGGGGAACATGTGCATCCTAGGACCGCAGGTCTACTGGTTTGTGCTTCTCTGCCGGAAAGGCTACCGACTGTACAAGCGGCAGAGCAAGGCACGGGACTCCATCACTGTGACGGACAACTCCAAGAAAGACGAGTAG